A single region of the Oncorhynchus keta strain PuntledgeMale-10-30-2019 chromosome 4, Oket_V2, whole genome shotgun sequence genome encodes:
- the LOC118381565 gene encoding uncharacterized protein LOC118381565 isoform X1, which yields MSKLQLLNVYLTDRPTAPAALEISVAKETTIPELHEEVYRLNGRLRRLLDLVFKPELKLRRADFQQLTLPISEEVPPEQQHCEQEWSTSLIQEDPVPTQIKEEQEELQTSQEEDQLLGPFHTKDSIFTSPFVESDCDQENPSQPSHLHQTQTVEDRERDPLLTDTSIEIKLEPDVEDYRVSEPASDSQPLSPVTPDCSAAQCENMESDDKVESRGQQSGSKTLESKRKQIENGESSHTNTGGRTATMLPHLTSSQTYAAPNCKKRSIRMCGECEPCRRTEDCAQCDFCKDMKKFGGSNKKRQKCRLRQCDVRAPEMLRVKDEEVDLSGLGSRGSLRRGGHRSDDYSENEMECDEAARPSL from the exons ATGTCTAAACTACAGTTGCTGAACGTGTATCTTACTGACCGACCAACAGCGCCTGCTGCTCTAGAGATATCCGTAGCCAAAGAGACAACCATACCAGAGCTGCATGAAGAAGTCTACCGTTTGAATGGCCGTCTACGAAGACTGTTGGATTTGGTTTTCAAGCCAGAGTTAAAGTTACGCAGAGCAG ATTTCCAGCAGCTCACTCTCCCCATATCTGAAGAGGTTCCCCCTGAACAGCAGCACTGTGAGCAGGAGTGGAGCACCAGTCTGATTCAGGAGGACCCAGTGCCCACACAGAttaaagaggaacaggaggaactACAGACCAGTCAAGAGGAAGATCAGCTTCTAGGGCCCTTTCATACCAAAGACTCCATATTCACTTCTCCCTTTGTGGAAAGTGACTGTGATCAGGAGAACCCATCTCAGCCCTCACATCTACACCAAACCCAAactgtggaggacagagagagggaccctCTACTCACCGACACATCTATAGAGATCAAACTAGAACCTgatgtagaggactacagagtaTCAGAACCAGCCAGTGattctcagcccctctctccagTAACTCCAGACTGTTCTGCAGCTCAGTGTGAAAACATGGAAAGTGATGATAaggtggagagtagaggacagcaaTCAGGATCTAAGACACTCGAATCAAAGAGAAAACAGATTGAGAATGGAGAAAGCTCTCATACCAATACTGGAGGCAGGACGGCCACTATGTTGCCCCATTTGACATCTAGTCAAACTTATGCTGCTCCTAATTGTAAG AAGCGTTCCATCCGTATGTGTGGGGAGTGTGAGCCATGCAGGAGGACTGAGGACTGTGCTCAGTGTGATTTCTGTAAAGACATGAAGAAGTTTGGAGGATCCAATAAGAAAAGACAGAAGTGCAGACTCAGGCAGTGTGACGTCCGCGCTCCGG aaATGCTGCGTGTGAAGGATGAGGAGGTTGACCTGTCTGGCTTGGGGAGCAGGGGGagcctgaggagaggaggacatcGGTCTGATGACTACAGTGAGAATGAGATGGAATGTGATGAAGCTGCACGCCCGTCATTATAA
- the LOC118381565 gene encoding uncharacterized protein LOC118381565 isoform X2: MSKYFQQLTLPISEEVPPEQQHCEQEWSTSLIQEDPVPTQIKEEQEELQTSQEEDQLLGPFHTKDSIFTSPFVESDCDQENPSQPSHLHQTQTVEDRERDPLLTDTSIEIKLEPDVEDYRVSEPASDSQPLSPVTPDCSAAQCENMESDDKVESRGQQSGSKTLESKRKQIENGESSHTNTGGRTATMLPHLTSSQTYAAPNCKKRSIRMCGECEPCRRTEDCAQCDFCKDMKKFGGSNKKRQKCRLRQCDVRAPEMLRVKDEEVDLSGLGSRGSLRRGGHRSDDYSENEMECDEAARPSL, encoded by the exons ATGTCAAAAT ATTTCCAGCAGCTCACTCTCCCCATATCTGAAGAGGTTCCCCCTGAACAGCAGCACTGTGAGCAGGAGTGGAGCACCAGTCTGATTCAGGAGGACCCAGTGCCCACACAGAttaaagaggaacaggaggaactACAGACCAGTCAAGAGGAAGATCAGCTTCTAGGGCCCTTTCATACCAAAGACTCCATATTCACTTCTCCCTTTGTGGAAAGTGACTGTGATCAGGAGAACCCATCTCAGCCCTCACATCTACACCAAACCCAAactgtggaggacagagagagggaccctCTACTCACCGACACATCTATAGAGATCAAACTAGAACCTgatgtagaggactacagagtaTCAGAACCAGCCAGTGattctcagcccctctctccagTAACTCCAGACTGTTCTGCAGCTCAGTGTGAAAACATGGAAAGTGATGATAaggtggagagtagaggacagcaaTCAGGATCTAAGACACTCGAATCAAAGAGAAAACAGATTGAGAATGGAGAAAGCTCTCATACCAATACTGGAGGCAGGACGGCCACTATGTTGCCCCATTTGACATCTAGTCAAACTTATGCTGCTCCTAATTGTAAG AAGCGTTCCATCCGTATGTGTGGGGAGTGTGAGCCATGCAGGAGGACTGAGGACTGTGCTCAGTGTGATTTCTGTAAAGACATGAAGAAGTTTGGAGGATCCAATAAGAAAAGACAGAAGTGCAGACTCAGGCAGTGTGACGTCCGCGCTCCGG aaATGCTGCGTGTGAAGGATGAGGAGGTTGACCTGTCTGGCTTGGGGAGCAGGGGGagcctgaggagaggaggacatcGGTCTGATGACTACAGTGAGAATGAGATGGAATGTGATGAAGCTGCACGCCCGTCATTATAA